A genomic region of Mycolicibacterium poriferae contains the following coding sequences:
- a CDS encoding adenosine deaminase: MTTPLTLETIRQAPKALLHDHLDGGLRPATVLELADQYGYDQLPESDVDKLATFFRTAAHSGSLVRYLEPFAHTVGVMQTPEALHRVARECVEDLARDNVVYAEIRFAPELHIDGGLSLDAVVDAVLAGFADGEKAAAAEGHAIVVRCLVTAMRHAARSREIAALAVRFRDQGVVGFDIAGAEAGHPPTRHLDAFEYMRSNNARFTIHAGEAFGLPSIHEAIAFCGADRLGHGVRIVDDIEVDADGTARLGRLAALLRDKRIPFEMCPSSNVQTGAVASIAEHPFDRLARLRFRVTVNTDNRLMSDTTMSLEMLRLVEAFGYGWSDLERFTINAMKSAFISFPERLAIIDEVIKPRYAVLIG; the protein is encoded by the coding sequence GTGACCACACCGTTGACGCTGGAGACCATTCGGCAGGCACCCAAGGCGCTGTTGCACGACCACCTCGACGGCGGTCTGCGCCCGGCCACCGTGCTCGAGCTCGCCGACCAGTACGGCTACGACCAGCTGCCCGAATCCGATGTCGACAAGCTGGCCACGTTCTTCCGCACCGCGGCACACAGCGGGTCGCTGGTGCGTTACCTGGAGCCTTTTGCGCACACCGTCGGCGTCATGCAGACCCCCGAAGCGCTGCACCGGGTCGCCCGCGAGTGCGTCGAGGACCTCGCCCGTGACAACGTCGTCTACGCCGAGATCCGGTTCGCCCCCGAACTGCACATCGACGGCGGGCTCTCGCTGGATGCGGTCGTCGACGCGGTGCTGGCCGGGTTCGCCGACGGGGAGAAGGCTGCCGCGGCCGAGGGCCACGCGATCGTGGTGCGCTGTCTGGTCACCGCGATGCGTCATGCCGCGCGGTCGCGGGAGATCGCTGCGCTGGCGGTGCGGTTCCGGGACCAGGGAGTCGTCGGCTTCGACATCGCCGGCGCCGAGGCCGGCCATCCGCCGACCCGCCACCTCGACGCGTTCGAGTACATGCGCAGCAACAACGCCCGGTTCACCATCCACGCCGGGGAGGCGTTCGGGCTGCCGTCGATCCACGAGGCGATCGCGTTCTGCGGGGCCGACCGGCTCGGCCACGGCGTGCGCATCGTCGACGACATCGAGGTCGATGCGGACGGCACCGCGCGGTTGGGTCGGTTGGCGGCGCTGCTGCGGGACAAGCGGATCCCGTTCGAGATGTGCCCGAGTTCCAACGTGCAGACCGGCGCGGTGGCCAGCATCGCCGAGCATCCGTTCGACCGGCTGGCCCGGCTGCGCTTCCGGGTCACCGTCAACACCGACAACCGGTTGATGAGCGACACCACGATGAGCCTGGAGATGCTGCGGCTGGTGGAGGCGTTCGGCTACGGCTGGAGCGATCTGGAGCGGTTCACCATCAACGCGATGAAGTCGGCGTTCATCAGCTTCCCCGAGCGGTTGGCGATCATCGACGAAGTCATCAAACCCCGCTACGCCGTGCTCATCGGCTGA
- the satS gene encoding protein export chaperone SatS, producing MAADIVPIQLKLTKGDVYTLWAPRWRADGDEWEAFLGKDEDFYVFESVADLVAFVRTNTDNDLADHPAWEKLTEANAHRLVPSEAHTHDVVGFEEVLAEKPTDDSVSAVHGALAVVSSIGSVCELPAVTKFFNGNPVLGTVGGGVEAFAGRAGRKRWAEIEKIIARGWDNVLEAIDAIITTPDVDRAAAQKAQAELDEPAPELEDDVTEDDVVIDDVVDTDEESAELEAAAQTRVLGSDEDFWQRVGIDPVRIMTSGGTLFTLRCYLDDRPIFLGRNGRISVFGSERALARYLADEHDHDLSDLATYDDIRTAATDGSLRIDVTDDNVYVLTGIADDLAEGPDALDRDQLELAVELIRDVGDYAEEASVETKLAPDTALGRVIGHVLEPRETGRPSGGSFADAVEQWESLEFFVESRLRQE from the coding sequence ATGGCTGCTGACATCGTGCCCATCCAGCTCAAGCTGACGAAGGGCGACGTGTACACGTTGTGGGCGCCGCGGTGGCGCGCCGACGGCGACGAGTGGGAGGCCTTCCTCGGCAAGGACGAAGACTTCTACGTGTTCGAGTCCGTCGCCGACCTGGTGGCGTTTGTGCGCACCAACACCGACAACGACCTCGCCGACCACCCCGCGTGGGAGAAGCTGACCGAGGCCAACGCGCACAGGCTGGTCCCGTCCGAGGCGCACACGCACGACGTGGTCGGTTTCGAGGAAGTCCTGGCCGAGAAGCCCACCGACGACAGCGTCAGCGCGGTGCACGGTGCGCTGGCCGTGGTCTCGTCGATCGGATCGGTGTGTGAGCTGCCCGCCGTGACCAAGTTCTTCAACGGCAACCCGGTGCTCGGCACCGTCGGCGGCGGAGTGGAAGCCTTCGCCGGACGCGCGGGCCGCAAGCGGTGGGCCGAGATCGAGAAGATCATCGCCCGCGGCTGGGACAACGTCCTCGAGGCGATCGACGCGATCATCACCACCCCCGACGTCGACCGCGCCGCCGCGCAGAAGGCGCAGGCCGAGCTCGACGAACCGGCCCCCGAGCTGGAGGACGACGTGACCGAGGACGACGTCGTGATCGACGACGTCGTCGACACCGACGAGGAGTCCGCCGAGTTGGAAGCAGCGGCCCAGACGCGGGTGCTCGGCAGCGACGAGGACTTCTGGCAGCGGGTCGGCATCGACCCGGTGCGCATCATGACAAGTGGCGGCACGCTGTTCACGCTGCGCTGCTACCTCGATGACCGACCGATCTTCCTGGGCCGCAACGGCCGCATCAGCGTGTTCGGCTCCGAGCGCGCGCTGGCGCGCTATCTGGCCGACGAGCACGACCACGACCTGTCCGACCTGGCCACCTACGACGACATCCGCACCGCGGCCACCGACGGCTCGCTGCGCATCGACGTCACCGACGACAACGTCTACGTGCTCACCGGAATCGCCGACGACCTGGCCGAAGGGCCCGATGCGCTGGACCGCGACCAGCTCGAGCTCGCGGTCGAGCTGATCCGCGATGTCGGCGACTACGCCGAGGAGGCCAGCGTCGAGACCAAGCTCGCGCCCGACACCGCGCTGGGCCGGGTCATCGGCCACGTGCTCGAGCCGCGGGAGACCGGGCGGCCGTCCGGCGGTTCGTTCGCTGACGCCGTGGAGCAGTGGGAGTCGCTGGAGTTCTTCGTCGAGTCCCGCCTGCGCCAGGAGTAG
- a CDS encoding C40 family peptidase, with amino-acid sequence MPGAVTAVLAEPIRRLQALVGPGWSAGPAGDPSAALRDARDALADTAAAAARAWRATGEGWRGAGADAAAEYAAATTAAIDDAAGRTGSMGVVAGQAADAVAHARRRLQQILDDFEAVASALEPRLDSPGVAQELLAEARDALQQAITVVEDLLGELDRHAAALDAHAPTVPAASGSPAASGAGGWGAQTPGGWGGGAPAGGPYGGPGVGASGGGAGEWAAFTHGADTPDAANFGEGVEIRLPDGSVVMAPNAAAAAAVRHALTQLGVPYQWGGTTPGVGLDCSGLTQWAYREAGLNIPRLAQEQDIGAAVAPGDLRPGDLAVWDGHVAMVVGNGTMIEAGDPVKLSPIRTSNAGQGFQGFWRPTA; translated from the coding sequence ATGCCCGGCGCTGTGACCGCGGTGCTGGCCGAGCCCATCCGACGCCTGCAGGCGCTGGTCGGTCCGGGCTGGTCGGCCGGGCCGGCCGGTGACCCGTCCGCGGCGCTGCGGGACGCGCGGGACGCACTGGCCGACACGGCCGCAGCGGCCGCCCGGGCCTGGCGGGCCACCGGCGAGGGATGGCGCGGGGCCGGTGCCGACGCGGCCGCCGAATACGCCGCGGCGACGACCGCCGCCATCGACGACGCCGCCGGACGGACCGGCAGCATGGGCGTCGTCGCCGGGCAGGCCGCCGACGCCGTGGCGCACGCGCGGCGGCGGCTGCAGCAGATCCTCGACGACTTCGAGGCCGTCGCGAGCGCGCTGGAACCGCGGCTGGACTCCCCGGGCGTCGCGCAAGAGCTGCTCGCCGAGGCGCGCGACGCGCTGCAGCAGGCCATCACCGTGGTCGAAGACCTCCTCGGCGAGCTCGACCGGCACGCTGCGGCACTGGACGCCCACGCTCCGACCGTGCCCGCCGCCTCGGGCTCGCCTGCCGCGTCGGGCGCCGGCGGCTGGGGTGCGCAGACGCCGGGAGGCTGGGGCGGTGGCGCCCCCGCGGGCGGGCCTTATGGCGGCCCTGGTGTCGGCGCCTCTGGCGGTGGCGCCGGTGAGTGGGCGGCATTCACCCACGGGGCCGACACCCCGGACGCGGCGAACTTCGGCGAGGGCGTCGAGATCCGGCTGCCCGACGGCAGCGTGGTGATGGCGCCCAACGCCGCGGCCGCCGCCGCCGTCCGGCACGCGCTCACCCAGCTCGGCGTGCCCTACCAGTGGGGCGGGACCACCCCGGGTGTCGGCCTGGATTGCAGCGGACTGACCCAGTGGGCGTACCGCGAGGCCGGGTTGAACATTCCGCGGCTGGCGCAGGAACAGGACATCGGCGCCGCGGTTGCCCCCGGTGACCTGCGGCCCGGTGACCTCGCCGTGTGGGACGGGCACGTCGCGATGGTGGTCGGTAACGGCACGATGATCGAGGCGGGCGACCCGGTGAAGCTCTCCCCGATCCGGACCAGCAACGCCGGTCAGGGGTTTCAGGGGTTCTGGCGGCCGACGGCTTGA
- a CDS encoding type VII secretion target: protein MHVRLTADTDLIRAYGSASAGHADDLQAVAARLATVGTDASLFGPVGATFLARLNRAVVRETETLAGVCASLSGTHRAAHQAATDYHRADGDAGAQLLGGW from the coding sequence ATGCACGTGCGTCTGACCGCAGACACCGACCTCATCCGCGCCTACGGTTCGGCCTCCGCCGGGCACGCCGACGACCTGCAGGCCGTCGCCGCCCGCCTGGCCACCGTGGGTACCGATGCGTCGCTGTTCGGCCCGGTGGGTGCGACATTCCTGGCACGGCTGAACCGCGCCGTCGTGCGGGAGACCGAGACGTTGGCCGGTGTGTGCGCGTCGCTGTCCGGCACGCACCGGGCCGCTCACCAGGCGGCGACGGACTACCACCGCGCCGACGGAGACGCCGGTGCACAACTTCTCGGCGGGTGGTGA
- the upp gene encoding uracil phosphoribosyltransferase: MDVRVVDHPLAAARLTTLRDERTDNAAFRAALRDLTLMLVYEATRELVTDTVAVRTPLVETAGARLANPPLLVPVLRAGLGMVDQAHALIPEARVGFVGIARNEDTHQPMPYLESLPDDLSTQPVIVLDPMLATGGSMVHTLELLYARDAVDITAICVVVAPEGIAALEKAAPEIRLFTATIDSGLNDIAYIVPGLGDAGDRQFGPR, translated from the coding sequence ATGGATGTGCGCGTTGTCGACCACCCGCTGGCCGCGGCGCGGCTGACCACCCTGCGCGACGAGCGCACCGACAACGCTGCGTTCCGCGCGGCTCTTCGCGACCTGACGCTGATGCTGGTCTACGAGGCCACCCGTGAGCTCGTCACCGACACTGTGGCGGTGCGCACCCCGCTGGTCGAGACCGCGGGCGCCCGGTTGGCCAACCCTCCGTTACTCGTGCCGGTGCTGCGCGCCGGGCTGGGCATGGTCGACCAGGCGCACGCGCTCATCCCGGAGGCGCGGGTCGGCTTCGTCGGGATCGCGCGAAACGAGGACACCCACCAGCCGATGCCCTACCTCGAGTCGTTGCCCGACGACTTGAGCACCCAGCCGGTGATCGTGCTCGATCCGATGCTGGCCACCGGCGGGTCGATGGTGCACACGCTGGAACTGCTCTACGCCCGTGACGCCGTCGACATCACGGCAATCTGTGTGGTCGTGGCACCGGAAGGTATTGCCGCGCTGGAGAAAGCAGCCCCGGAGATCCGGCTGTTCACCGCGACCATCGATTCGGGCCTCAACGACATCGCCTACATCGTGCCGGGTCTGGGAGACGCCGGTGATCGTCAGTTCGGGCCGCGCTGA
- a CDS encoding phospho-sugar mutase → MTPWPPTVQEWLAHDPDPGSAAELAACSADELRERFAHSLTFGTAGLRGPLRAGPNGMNLAVVLRTTWGVTAVLAERGLGGGRVVVGYDARHRSAEFGRAAAEVFAAQGFSVTLMPGPVPTPVVAFAVRRTGAVAGVQLTASHNPPTDNGYKVYLEGGLQIVSPTDRDIEQAIAAAPPADQIPRTPVEESGADLLRAYVERAATLRRGAGSMRVALTPMHGVGGDFALDALALAGIADVHVVARQFAPDPDFPTVAFPNPEEPGAVDALLVLAADVDAEVAIALDPDADRCVIGIPSPDGWRLLSGDETGWLLGDYVLSTCSAPASAVVASTVVSSRMLATIAASYSARHVETLTGFKWLARADNDVPGTLRYAYEEAIGHCVDPEAVRDKDGISAAVLACDMVAALRTQGLSVLDALDALARRHGVHTTAAVTRRVDSPQQAAAIMTRLRHHPPASLGGFDLTVTDLHPRTDALVFTGGDDSTTLRVVVRPSGTEPKLKCYLEIRCDGELNTARARAAELQNAAAEAVRDWGQRGPN, encoded by the coding sequence ATGACGCCCTGGCCACCGACCGTGCAGGAGTGGCTCGCCCACGATCCCGACCCCGGTTCGGCGGCCGAACTCGCCGCCTGCAGCGCCGACGAACTGCGCGAGCGTTTTGCGCACAGCCTGACCTTCGGTACCGCGGGGTTACGCGGGCCGCTGCGCGCCGGACCGAACGGGATGAATCTGGCCGTCGTGCTGCGCACCACCTGGGGCGTGACCGCGGTGCTGGCCGAGCGGGGCCTGGGCGGCGGGCGCGTCGTCGTCGGCTACGACGCCCGCCACCGCTCCGCCGAGTTCGGTCGCGCTGCCGCTGAAGTGTTTGCCGCTCAGGGTTTCTCCGTGACGCTGATGCCCGGCCCGGTGCCCACCCCGGTGGTGGCGTTCGCGGTGCGCCGCACCGGCGCGGTGGCCGGGGTACAGCTCACCGCCTCGCACAACCCGCCCACCGACAACGGGTACAAGGTCTACCTCGAGGGCGGACTGCAGATCGTCTCTCCCACGGACCGGGACATCGAGCAGGCGATCGCGGCGGCGCCGCCCGCCGACCAGATACCGCGGACCCCCGTCGAGGAGTCCGGTGCCGATCTGCTGCGCGCGTACGTCGAACGGGCCGCCACGCTGCGCCGCGGCGCGGGTTCGATGCGGGTGGCGCTGACCCCGATGCACGGCGTCGGCGGCGATTTCGCCCTGGATGCGCTGGCACTGGCCGGGATCGCCGACGTCCACGTGGTGGCCCGCCAGTTCGCGCCCGACCCGGACTTCCCCACCGTGGCGTTTCCGAATCCCGAGGAGCCCGGAGCCGTCGACGCGCTGCTGGTGCTGGCCGCCGACGTCGACGCGGAGGTGGCGATCGCGCTGGACCCCGACGCCGACCGCTGCGTAATCGGGATACCGTCCCCGGACGGTTGGCGGCTGCTGTCGGGAGACGAAACCGGTTGGCTTCTCGGTGATTACGTGCTGTCTACGTGTAGCGCCCCCGCGTCAGCGGTGGTGGCGAGCACGGTGGTGTCCTCCCGCATGCTCGCTACGATCGCCGCCTCGTACAGCGCGCGCCACGTCGAGACACTGACCGGGTTCAAATGGCTGGCCCGCGCCGACAACGATGTCCCCGGCACGCTGCGTTACGCCTACGAAGAGGCGATCGGGCACTGTGTCGACCCGGAAGCGGTGCGGGACAAGGACGGCATCAGCGCCGCTGTGCTGGCCTGTGACATGGTGGCCGCACTGCGGACGCAAGGGCTTTCGGTGCTCGACGCGCTCGATGCCCTGGCCCGACGGCACGGCGTGCACACCACCGCCGCCGTCACCCGCCGCGTCGACTCCCCGCAGCAGGCGGCCGCGATCATGACCCGACTGCGCCATCACCCGCCGGCGTCACTGGGCGGGTTCGACCTCACCGTCACCGACCTGCACCCCCGCACCGACGCCCTGGTGTTCACCGGAGGTGACGACAGCACGACGCTGCGGGTGGTGGTGCGTCCGTCGGGCACCGAACCGAAACTCAAGTGCTACCTCGAAATCCGTTGCGACGGCGAGCTGAACACTGCCCGCGCAAGGGCCGCCGAACTGCAGAACGCCGCCGCCGAGGCCGTGCGCGATTGGGGTCAGCGCGGCCCGAACTGA
- a CDS encoding MarR family winged helix-turn-helix transcriptional regulator — protein sequence MAGNAVVADAARPAATELRESMMAVTRQMRRHRPDNGLTLSQMQLLGEISRAGVTTPAELGTRMHVRVQSLTDSLNELETRQLIARRPDASDRRRQLVELTPDGEALLAADRAERDDWLHRRMQETLSPLEFDLLMLVAPILRKLADSADSAR from the coding sequence ATGGCTGGAAATGCGGTCGTCGCTGACGCTGCCCGTCCCGCGGCCACCGAACTGCGGGAGTCGATGATGGCGGTGACCCGCCAGATGCGCCGGCACCGCCCCGACAACGGCCTGACCCTCAGTCAGATGCAGCTGCTCGGCGAGATCAGCCGAGCAGGGGTCACCACCCCCGCCGAGCTCGGCACCCGCATGCACGTGCGGGTCCAGTCGCTGACCGACTCGCTCAACGAACTGGAGACGCGACAGCTGATCGCGCGCCGCCCCGATGCCTCCGACCGGCGCCGCCAGCTCGTCGAACTCACCCCCGACGGCGAGGCACTGCTGGCCGCCGACCGTGCCGAACGCGACGACTGGCTGCACCGGCGCATGCAGGAGACGCTGTCGCCGCTGGAGTTCGACCTGCTGATGCTGGTGGCGCCGATCCTGCGCAAGCTCGCCGACTCGGCGGATTCGGCGCGATAG
- a CDS encoding AbrB family transcriptional regulator: MRWTRELLRWAVLLAVTAGVTVPLTMVGVPSAALFAALVVGIALALLSWGPGRVPRPLGLAAQGTLGVYIGTMVQDDALAALGDDWAIVLGIGVSTLVLSVAAGALLGLRRDVTPLTGSLSLVAGGASGLVAIARELGGDDRVVAVLQYLRVGLITASMPVVVTLIYHADRSRPPVADPGQDPVAPWYLSVGMLVALVLVGSTFGRLIRLPGAGLLGPLALTVALEISGLSYGLSVPVVLVQAGYALIGWQAGLAFTRESLRAVGRLLPAAVALIVLLGVATAGLGVLLSRVADLTLLEGYLATSPGGVYAVLATAVETGSNVTFIIAAQVVRILLMLFAAPLLARAVVWAGARFGRQSRAITDANSDPIRVAD; encoded by the coding sequence ATGAGGTGGACACGCGAGTTACTCCGGTGGGCGGTGCTGCTGGCGGTGACCGCCGGGGTGACCGTTCCGCTGACGATGGTGGGGGTTCCCTCGGCGGCGCTGTTCGCGGCACTGGTGGTGGGTATCGCGCTGGCGTTGCTGTCGTGGGGGCCCGGCAGGGTGCCGCGACCGCTGGGGCTGGCCGCGCAGGGCACCCTGGGCGTCTACATCGGCACGATGGTGCAGGACGACGCGCTGGCCGCGCTCGGCGACGACTGGGCGATCGTGCTGGGCATCGGGGTCTCGACGCTGGTGCTCAGCGTCGCCGCCGGGGCGCTGCTCGGCTTGCGCCGCGACGTCACCCCGCTGACCGGATCCTTGTCGCTGGTGGCCGGCGGCGCTTCCGGACTTGTCGCGATCGCGCGCGAACTCGGCGGCGACGACCGGGTGGTCGCGGTGCTGCAGTACCTGCGGGTGGGGCTGATCACAGCGTCGATGCCGGTGGTCGTCACGCTGATCTACCACGCCGACCGGTCCCGGCCGCCCGTCGCCGACCCCGGGCAGGATCCGGTCGCGCCGTGGTACCTCAGCGTGGGCATGCTCGTCGCGCTGGTGCTGGTCGGCTCGACGTTCGGGCGGCTCATCCGACTGCCCGGAGCCGGCCTGCTCGGCCCGCTCGCGCTGACGGTCGCGCTGGAGATCAGCGGCCTGTCGTACGGGCTGTCGGTGCCGGTGGTGCTGGTGCAGGCCGGCTACGCGCTGATCGGCTGGCAGGCCGGCCTGGCGTTCACCCGGGAGTCGCTGCGTGCGGTCGGCCGGCTCCTCCCGGCCGCGGTGGCGTTGATCGTCCTGCTCGGTGTCGCGACCGCCGGGCTGGGCGTGCTGCTGAGCCGGGTGGCCGACCTGACGCTGCTCGAGGGGTATCTCGCGACCAGCCCCGGCGGGGTGTACGCGGTGCTGGCCACTGCGGTGGAGACCGGGTCCAACGTCACGTTCATCATCGCCGCGCAGGTGGTGCGCATCCTGTTGATGCTGTTCGCGGCCCCGCTGCTGGCCCGAGCGGTGGTGTGGGCCGGGGCCCGCTTCGGCCGTCAGAGCCGGGCGATCACCGACGCCAACAGCGACCCCATCCGCGTCGCCGACTGA
- a CDS encoding purine-nucleoside phosphorylase has translation MSEPADPYALARRAADAVAERTGVDAHDVAVVLGSGWAPAAARLGDPTAAVPMAELPGFTPPSAEGHGGQVLSLRIGPHRVLVLLGRIHAYEGHDLRHVVHPARTAAAAGARTVVLTNAAGGLRQDFAVGQPVLISDHLNLTSRSPLVGARFVDLVDAYSPALRALAREIDPTLAEGVYAGLFGPQYETPAEIRMLRTLGADLVGMSTVHETIAAREAGADVLGVSLVTNLAAGMTGQPLSHDEVLAAGRQSATRMGSLLASVIARL, from the coding sequence GTGTCAGAGCCCGCCGACCCGTATGCCCTGGCCCGCCGGGCTGCCGACGCGGTCGCCGAACGCACCGGAGTCGACGCCCACGATGTGGCTGTCGTGCTCGGCTCGGGGTGGGCACCGGCGGCGGCCCGCCTGGGAGACCCCACCGCGGCGGTGCCGATGGCCGAACTGCCCGGCTTCACCCCGCCCAGCGCCGAGGGCCACGGCGGGCAGGTGCTCTCGCTGCGCATCGGGCCGCACCGGGTGTTGGTGCTGCTCGGGCGCATTCACGCCTACGAGGGCCATGACCTACGCCATGTGGTGCATCCGGCGCGTACCGCGGCGGCGGCCGGCGCGCGCACCGTGGTGCTGACCAACGCGGCGGGCGGATTACGTCAGGACTTCGCCGTCGGGCAGCCGGTGCTGATCAGCGACCACCTGAACCTCACGTCGCGCTCCCCCCTGGTCGGAGCGCGATTCGTCGACCTGGTGGACGCCTACTCGCCCGCGCTGCGGGCGCTGGCCCGCGAGATCGACCCGACCCTGGCCGAGGGGGTGTACGCGGGGCTGTTCGGCCCGCAGTACGAGACGCCCGCCGAGATCCGCATGTTGCGCACGCTGGGCGCCGATCTGGTGGGCATGTCGACGGTGCACGAGACCATCGCCGCGCGCGAAGCCGGCGCCGACGTGCTGGGGGTGTCGCTGGTGACCAACCTGGCCGCCGGCATGACCGGACAGCCGCTCAGCCACGACGAGGTGCTGGCCGCGGGCCGTCAGTCGGCGACGCGGATGGGGTCGCTGTTGGCGTCGGTGATCGCCCGGCTCTGA